AGTTGACCTCCATTACCAACCGGCGACCTTTGCTCCAGCGAAAAAGCTGGGTCAGAGTCGAATGAAAGAGCTTGAATGGCGCGAGACGGGGCCCTTGATTCAACGCGTTCCCCCTTGAATTAACGAAGGAACGAACGTGCTTGTTTTCACGCGTGATACGAGCGCCAAATGTTTTGGCTGCTCGAGGCCATCGAGCACGTATCCTAACTCCATCATATGAGACCACAGAAGTGGGTGTTTTTCATTTGGATAACAATTGAATTGCATTATACATGCAATTGCTACGATAGAATACAACCTTGAGAAAGAAGGTAAGATGTCAGTTATGACCTTAGAAAAGTAGTCTCGAGCGGCCAAAATATTCGACGCTGACTTTGATCTTTAGAATGGAGGCGATTTTTGTGGATTCGAAATTTCCATTTGGCGATCGTACTTGACTTTGGCTTTCGTTTGGAGGACCCCTTTTTATCGCGATAAGATAACCCTATTAAGCTTATCGATACGCGATAGGCTGTGTCCTATCGAGGCCCTTTAAAAGCCTTTGGCAGTGTAGATCGTCTGCATTTCGTTATTGCAAGTTTCGAAGGTTTCGGTGCTGTGCGAGGAAAGTAGAAATTGAGAAGCGAGGGACTCGATTCCGATGGTTCGTTATGCAAAATCTTATCTTTggaattttgttattttttttattttgaatcgaTATCAGATCGAGGATTAGGGGAATTCCATTTGAATTAGTCGCACTTCTGATAGCAGGGGGGCCAATTCGGAATTCTATCATTGATTGGCTTACTTGATACTATCGTTTATCGATGTTGTTGATAAGAATTTGTAGAAAGTAGTAGAAAATGTCAAGAGTTAAATATCTCTTCTGAGAGGATTAAGATATCAATAAgtcatggtggtcaccggtggccGTCGTGTCTGGACATTGAAAAAAGGCGTGGCAGTAAACGCTATAATAGTTAACGAGACGATATTGCAACTTCTGAGCTGTTTCGATTGGTACATtcagcgtatacagggtgtccggccactcctgggaaaaattttaatagaggattctagaggccaaaataaaacgaaaatcaagaataccaatttgatgatggagacatcgttaaaaagttattaacaattaaattcaacaatttcaaatcgttctggaaaaattattttcagttacaagggtatattacaatcatttttggtcaataagcataccctcaaaatcctacgcatttctgagaaaaaattcgagtaggtagacaaatttttcaagaaaattgaaaagtttcaaatcgtcctaaaaaaattatttttagttgcagggatcaattacaataatttttggtgaacagacatacccccgaaatcctaaccattttcgagaaaaaaattcgagaatgagtgaaatttttcgacaaaattaaaaaatatcaaatcgttctaaaaaaattatttttagttgcagggatcaattacaataatttttggtgaacagacatacccccgaaatcttgcgcgttttcgagaaaaaaattcgaatagttggtcaaatttttcgacaaaattaaaaaatatcaaatcgttctaaaaaaattatttttagttgcagggatcaattacaataatttttggtgaacagacatacccccgaaatcttgcgcgttttcgagaaaaaaattcgaatagttggtcaaatttttcgacaaaattaaaaaatatcaaatcgttctaaaaaaattatttttagttgcagggatcaattacaataatttttggtgaacagacatacccccgaaatcttgcgcgttttcgagaaaaaaattcgaatagttggacaaatttttcgacaaaattaaaaaatatcaaatcgttcaaaaaaaattatttttagttgcagggatcaattacaatcatttttggtgaatagacatacccccgaaatccaacgcgttttcgagaaaaaaattcgagtaggtagacaaatttttcaagaaaattaaaaaatatcaaatcgttctaaaaaaattatttttagttgcagggatcaattacaataatttttggtgaacagacatgcccccgaaatcttgcacgttttcgagaaaaaaattcagtactggcggaacttcaaacgttaataactttttaacgaagcctccatcaagaaattggtattcttgattttcgtcttattttggcctctagaatcccccattaaaatttttcccaggggtgttcgaacaccctgtatattagaatCGTGAACTTCGAACAATGGCGGACGCCCCTTCTTCGTTTCTATAATACCCAATATTCCAATGGTTGCTTCAGATATGCTAATCCTCGATAAGCGAAAACAATTCAGTCGGAATCGTAGATATTGTAATACCTTTGACCCAGAAGAAACGTTATGCAACAATCGCGAATTAATATTGTCGGCGGTGGAGCTCGGGGGACACGTGGTCGTTGAAAAGAATCTCGGTTGGATCCATTGTGATTACGTCTGCCATTGTCCGACGACGATTGATGTTGTACGCGGTATATTCGACAAGGAAAATGTAAAAACTCGTTACAATGAACACGTGTCGCATAATTGGCACAATGGATTCCATCAAACGTCTTGCGACAATAGATTCCGTTCATTAGAACGTAAAAGACTTCACAgatcgcctttttcgcgttacaaaaaaggaattgtcacTCGTGCAAGAAGTAGAGTTTTctattaaatagaaatattttattttcatcccAGTCGGAGATTTAGTCTGCAGGaaatatttcatttcatttGACCCAGTTTATAGGTTATGTATGGCTTAGACAAAACTCGAGTTCGCGAATATCGCGATGTTTGGCGATGATTTACTGGAGATGCTTTATCGATCATACACGGTTTCTATGGAGCGTGGCTATGTACCTACGGTcttctttttatatttaaatcgaCCTTCGGTAATCACAGAACTCTGGCATCATTCTTTACGAAACAGTTATTAAAGTTTGCTCGAGATATTTTCGGCAGAAATGTTAATTAAGTCTTCGTCGACTTTGATACCAGAACTTATGAATATTTAAGGTATGAAAAAAATGACAAATCgaagaagaaaaatatatttatactttatttttaatattacttaATACTATtcattgtacaatttttattttctcgcaTCTACcattgtataaaatattatttgagatCACATCTTGCGTACACTGGAAGCtcgataaattaatttacaaagtAGAAAACATCTAGGAACGATATGATacatataattaaataatttagtaaCTTTTAAAGCGTATAGAACTTAAGTACGTTAAGGATTTTAATACTTAAAAATTCTTAAGAATCAAGACAGGAGTCTCGAGGCTTCTAAGGCTTCGAATCAGATTCGAAGTAATTCGATTTTTATGTTATTTCATAGCTACGAAGCGTTTCAAGCTTCATCGCGTAGAGGTCGCTTTAACCTTCTTCTCCGCCGGGCTGATTTTGGCGAAAGTGGCGCCATCGAAAGACTTGACCACCGTCTTCTTTCGGTTGTTCCCTAAACCGAGTCGTTTCGCCTCTCTTCTCTCGTTCAAAACGTTCTCCGTCTCCTCGACGTTGCACGAATGCTCTTTGTGTGCTTCGTCGTCCATCGAATTCGTCTTTTTCGACGATCGTTCGAGCTTTCGGTTTTTCGTTCTCGACTCTCCGTCGAACGTTATTTTGCCGTCGTCCCCTTCGTACCTAACCTTGTTTCGCGATGATTTCGGCCCCAGCAACACTCGACCCCCATCCCCCCGGTATTCCACGTCCCCCAAGTTCAAATCGATCCTCAATCGACATGCATCGCCGATCACGCGCACGCATCCGTAGTTCTTGCCGACAGTAACGGTGCATCCGTCGCCGACGATCTCGAGGATCTGTTCGTTGGAGGATAATTTTAAGGACAAACCGTCGCCGCGGATCTTCCTCACGTTCACCTCTGCGACGCCCATGTTTCTCAAACGATCGCGTGCTCGTGTAATCGTAGAATTGTTTCTGTAAATCGAAACTGACCGAGAAAACTTATGCAATGCGAGCAGATCGGTTTCACGGGTGTTATCCGAGAGTTTCTCGCCGTTTCGACGGCTCGTTCGCGAGACAATCGGTCCGTCGTTAAAAAGAATCGTCCGTTCTTTCGTGTCCCTCTCGCGGGCAGTCCAGCGACTTAACGTGAGTGTTTCTTTGCTTTCGGAAGTTTCGGTAGTCTTCTTTCTCCACGATGATCGACTGATGCAACTTTCGAGTGGAAATAAACTGTGGAACGTTCCTTCGTCGATCGTCCAAGCAGAAGTACGTTTCGCGAGCGCCTCTGTGACACAGCGCGAATTTCAGCGTCGCGTCGCCGTAATAATGGTTCCGCTCGTGCAACGGGTCCTCTAGGTCGACCAATCGCGGTGTCCAGTATTCGGGAGTTCCCCGTCGAGACAACAGCGGCGCGCCACGGGCGCTTTGAAAGTTCTCACTTCTGGTCGATTATCACGATCGGGAGTAATAACTATGACGTTCTCGTAAACAGCTTGTTGGGATGAACCGCGGCGATAGGAAGCTCCATTCAACAAATAGACAATCTCTCTGGTTCATGTCTACGTATCTTATACATGTGTATGACATAGAGATATTTCTTCTATAATTCGAAAATGTGTTATGGAAAGCTATTATATGGTCGTAGTGTAAAACGCTTCCGGGAATTGCTCGCATTCGCGTTGGCATTTATCAGCCTCGATGAATCGCTCGAGAGATACGACGCGATTGATTCTTTTGGAGAGGGGATAATTATTCAATGACAACGTGTGGAGTACGATACGAGGAGCACTCGAAACGCGTTGTACGCGATTCAGCCGCGTGCAAAAGGGGAACACCGGTCGGTGACGCGAAGAATGCTCCGTCAATTACGATTGAAATACACGTAATAGCGCGGAAGAGGAAGAGGGGGACGGTGGGCGAGCAAAACACGCGACAGATTAAGACAGAGCGATTACTGGCGCGAGTGGACGAGCGCGGCCATTATTTCTGCGGATTTGATAAACGATCGTGGGCgccttttttttcgttttggaTATGGTCGCGATACGGCTGGTCAGATACGAAATTTAAACGTTCCAACGAATTTTTAACGAatatatcgaaaatataaaaacTTTTCTAGGTGAAATTCACTTTTTCGACAACGTTTTTGGTACTGCTTAGGTTCTAATCGCAAGGTTTCACGACCGTTGGAAAAAGTTTCGCAAGCGAGACACACCTCGGATTCTCGCGGTCGCAGCGAATGATAAATTACACGCTACGATTGCGTAATACGGTAACGCACGATCATAATTTCGCGCCGGTATAGCAATCCCATTTCGCCTCTGGGTACTCACCGTTTaagcacatacagggtgttcgcctctggggaaaaattttaatgaaggattttagaggccaaaataagacgaaaatcaagaatatcaatttgtcgatggaggcttcgttaaaaagttattaacgtttaaacttctgccagtacagaatttttttctcgaaaacgcgtaggatttcgtgtgtatgtctattcaccaaaaatgattgcaattgaccccttcaactaaaaataatttttttagaacgatctgaaattttttaattttgtcgaaaaatttgtccacctattcgaatttttttctcgaaaacgcgtaggatttcgggagtatgtctattcaccaaaaattattgcaattgactccttcaactaaaaataatttttttagaacgatttgaaacttttcaattttcttcaaaaatttgtctacctactcgaatttttttctcgaaaacgcgtaggatttcgggggtatgtctattcatcaaaaatgattgcaattgaccccttcaactaaagataatttttttagaacgatctgaaattttttaattttgtcgaaaaatttgtccacctattcgaatttttttctcgaaaacgcgtagaatttcgagggtatgtctattcatcaaaaatgattgcaattgaccccttcaactaaaaataatttttttagaacgatctgaaattttttaattttgtcgaaaaatttgtccacctattcgaatttttttctcgaaaacgcgtagaatttcgagggtatgtctattcaccaaaaatgattgcaattgaccccttcaactaaaaataatttttttagaacgatctgaaattttttaattttgtcgaaaaatttgtccacctattcgaatttttttctcgaaaacgcgtaggatttcgtgtgtatgcctgttcaccaaaaatgattgcaattgccccccgcaattaaaaataatttttttagaacgatttgaaatttttcaattttcttcaaaaatttgtctacctactcgaatttttttctcgaaaacgcgtaggatttcgggggtatgtctattcaccaaaaatgattgcaattgccccccgcaattaaaaataatttttttagaacgatttgaaattttttaattttgtcgaatcggGTCTACTTCAAGCTGAGATCGCGGAGGAAAATTTTATACTATTTAATAACCGCTGTTACGATTGCATTTCGTAACCTTGTTTGTCGAGAATTTCCTCGATCTATTTGGACCAAGATTGGGCGTCCGGGCGAGCCCTAAAACGATTGGTCCGCGCGCGTTTCATTTTCGTGATTCCTGGAAGGAACGCCGTCCGGATATTATTCATCGGTAATCGAATATGGCCGTGATTGCCGTGTACTATGGTCAAAATCCGGATTTTAATTGCTTTCCATCGATTCCGTCTGTCCTTGGTACTGGACATTTCGTTGTTTCAACCGTGAATCgcaattctttttattatttttatcccGACCGTGACCGTTTGTTCGTAAAAATAGAAACGATCGAAGATTATTATTAACGGGCTGTTAATTCGTACCGAATCTCTGTTTCGTGCGAACGAACTGTTGGAACGTCCTTTTGTTGCGTCATTTCCTGCTCGATCGTCGATGAGGAATACACCAGGCGAACTGTGCCATCGATCGCGTTCAAACTTCGCAAGGAATTTTGTGTCTATTGCGTCATAGGCTTGTTAGTATGCTCTGGTGCACGAAAAAGCCGGAAAAAGGAAATCGGTTTTGTTCAAAATCGCCAAACATTCACATTCGAGGGAGTGACTTTGACAACTCGATTTTCTTATGGTTCAAATATGAACATAGTGTTAATTTTAATACGTATGAaactgtggcgtcacctcccgtaCTGGCCACCAGAGGGCTTTCTCGCAAGCGCTTGACTGACCCCTtctttatacaggatgttcggccacccttgggaaaaattttaatggggcattctagaggccaaaataagacgaaaatcaagaataccaatttgttgatagaggcttcattaaaaagttattaacaattaaattcaaaaatttcaaatcgttctggaaaaattattttcggttgcgggggtcaattacaatcatttttggtcattactcatacccccgaaatcctacccactttctagaaaaaaattcgagaaggtgtgaaatttttcgacggaaaaaaaaaatttcaaatcgttttgaaaaaattattttcggttgcaggtgtcaattacaatcatttttggtcattacccatacccccgaaatcctacccactttctagaaaaaaattgagtTTTGCTTCATCAGCAAAGCGTTGCCACAAAACGAATCGTtggatattgaaataaaaagggTCGTTGGTGTTTTCTGTTCAGAATGGCGACCGCGAAATGAGTGTCTCCCCGCAGAACGAGCAAGCCAGCCTCGAGATGGATACGCCACTCGAGGACAATAGCCTTAAAGTGTCGTCGGTGCATAACGTGGCGAGACAGGATTCAGGAGTACCAGAGGATCTGGCGTCGCCCGTGGGCGACACCAGCAAGCTGTTGGACGAGGAGGATCCAGACGGCACGATGAACAGCAGCGACTGTAACATCACCGTGATCCACGTGACGGAGTCCGAGTCGCACAAAGCCGACGAGAGCAGCGACAGGAAGGATTACGCGGTCGAAGGAAAGGACAGCAAGGACGGCAGCGACAGCGGCGTGGAGGGTTGCGCCACCGAGGTTCCCAGGGTAAAGATCGATCGCTACTTCTTCGTAGAAAACGCGGCGGGTCGTTGCGCCGTTCAATTATTTATTCGAAGGGAATCGAGCTCTGGTAGTCATAGTTTCGGTTGGTCGTGGTCTTGGGGCCACTTCGAGACCAACATTCTGCTATTTACCTTCCTTCATGGAGTGATCATATCAGTAGGTTTTATGGAGACGTCGAAAATGTTAATACTCGTGGTTACACAGAGTAGATTGCAATTTCTCCAAGGCCCCCGTTACCCAAACGACCCTCTACACATCTGTCCCTCACGTTGTCCTACTTTTCAGGTCCGTAGTCGTAACAGTATAGATTACGCGAGCAGTTGCGGCGGCCTTGACGAAGCGTCCTGCGACTCCAGTTTGGTGAGCTGTTGCTCCGTGTACGAGGACCCGTGCGCCACGTTGCCCGACGACGTGAGACTGACCACCGGCGGCGAGGGTACCAGCGAGGGCGGCAGCGAGAGCTCCTCCATCGCGGGCAGCGTGTCGGTCCGCACGAGCAGAACGAACACCAAGAGGACGGTGGCCGCGTCGAACGTAGGTAAGAAGAAGGCCAGCGCGACGGAGGCGCAGAAAACCAGCCGCGCGAAACCGGTGGCGCCCGTCAGCAGCAACTATCTGTCGACCACGCCGCGGACGAAGCCCCGCACCATCACGCCGAGGAGTATCCTGAGCAAGGCGCAGCCGGTGACGAGGGACAGGGCCAGATCGCGGGAGAAGTCGACGGTGAAGGAGGGCACCTGCGACAATACGCCGACCAGTAGCCGTGTGTCGACGTCGTTCCGCTCCGGGACGGTCGCCATGCCTCCGCGAACGAGGACGAGACCGATCCCGGACTCACTGCCATCAGCGTTGACCACGGAGATAAACAAAGACTTGGCGCAGCGGGGACGCGGTCCTGGCGGCAGTTGCAGGTCCAGAGGAGGATCTAGTACCCGGGGCGCGCGCACACCGAGCTCCACGCCGTCCGAGGAGGTGAGGAAACCTCTGTGCGCGCCCAGGGTACCGTACACGGGTCGGACGGAGGCTGGCAGAGCCGGCAAGACCGACAAGTCGACCATCAACGCGGACAACAAGGCTCTGGACACGTACGCCACGCTGCCTAGAAGAAACAGATCCAAGATCAGCATTCCCAAGATCGGCGAGAAGACGGACAAGGTCACCAGGAGTAGGTCCGGTAGCAGAGACGCCAGTCTGAGCAGGCAGATAGAGAGGAAGGTCGCTGGAAAGGAGTCCGTCGTTCACAAAAGCCTGCCGCCGTACCCTAGACACAAAACAGCGGAGAAGACGCGCATTTATCACGAGACCAGCGTGCAAACTGGTTTGACCGGTCAGGATATAGAGAACGCATTGTCCGGGGTGCCGAGCGCCGTCGCGGGACCGGAAGTGGTCGAGAGACTGCACGAGGGCTGTCAGACGGAGGGCACGTGGGAGGACATGCAGACCATGCACACCGATCTGAAGCGGCTGAACGAGGAGACGTCGTGCCAGAAGGAGGAGAACGAGAAACTGAGGGCTGAGATCACGGAGGTGAAACGTCTGCTGGAGGAAGAGCAGGCCGATCATGCGTTCGCGAGGCAGGAACTGGATAGGAACGCGCAACGGGTCCTGGCGATGCTCGGGACGCCGCAATCCGAGCAAGCAGGTGCTTGTTGCATTTATTAAGGATTTAGAAACGAACAGTAGGAACAGTAGACCATGTTTCTCTAGATCGTTACACGGTGAATTTTAACCGTGGATTATTTGCAGAGGGCAGCGACAGTTTCCTGGAGCTTGAGTGCCATTTGCAGTCTTCCGGACAAGTGGTCGCTAGTCAGCAGTTAGAAATAGCGGATCTTCAGTCTTTGTGCCGTATGTTGAGTAGGGTAAGAAGCATTTGTAAATGTCGCAGCGAATAATAAAGTTTATGAAATAATATCCAAAATCACTGACTCCTCGTTGACCTTCGCGAAGGATTTGGAGAAGAGCCTGGCCGCCCAGAAGGCGTTGCTGCAACAGCAACAGGAATTAGAGGCAGAATCCGCCGAGATGCAAGACTTCCTTCAAGAAGAGAAAGCTACTCTGGTGGATGCTCTGAAAGAGGCGGAAACGGAGGTATTTTTTTTGTCAAACAAATTATCGAGAGTTTAATAATTTCCCGGATGTGTAATTTTTGCTCGATTCGTAGCTTTCGAAGAAGGAGGAGATGCTAACGAAACGCGAAGTGGAATTGGAACGGCAAACGGAGGAGTGCAAGCATTTAGTACGAATCAGTGAACAACGACGGTGCGTATTTGCAGTGGTTCTGGTTAGTGTCTTATTAAGGTAAATTGTAAATTATCTTTTTTCGTTTGTCGACAGACAAGAGAATTTATCTATGAGCATGAAATTGAATGCAGTCGAACGACGAAGCAGGGAACTGCTACTCACGCAAGGAGCTGCCGTTTCCGGTGCTGCAGTCGCGCTTTCCGGTCTGGGAACCAGGCTGGAAGGACTCGTGGACCAATTGATAACTTCCTACAATATCTCGGTGAAAGATCTCGAGGTGATGCCTTGTAATATTTATTATCATTGCACCGGTTACGTTCGGTAATTAATAGATAATTGGTATCATTCCCGTTCGTAGGACGTGATATATCATAACGAAGCGTACAGCAGAAGCAACAGCAGCATCGAGTCGAGTCCTGTTAGTTCGAAACATAGTCTGAAAGAGTGTACTCCTAGTCCAAAGAGCGGGTCCTTCGTTTCGGCGGTAATTGGGGCCATCCGGAACGCGGCAACGCATCCTTTCGCAACGAGGAATACGGATAAGAAGCCTACGTTAGAGACGGCCAAACAGATGTACAAAGGTACTTGcaggaattttatttaattttgtttagtgAAAAGCTTAGTTGGGCTCGTCTCTGTATGGCAAAGGGTCAATACGCGTGATTTGTTTGATTAGAATTGAGCATGGAGTCGTCGTCCGATTTACTCGATTTCGAAACCGAACCGTGCTTGATGATGGAGAGCGTGCTGGAAGATGTTCCTCTGCCCGACACGTACTCTCACAACATGGTGTCGAGCAGCGATTCATTGCGCAGAGCTTTGAGCTTCCCCGAGACGGTGGACGAGAGCAATCTAAAGAAGACCCGCATCAACGACGAGTGTTCCAGCCTAACGAATCTCACGCAAGCGATTCTGCATCGTCGTAAGGTAGCCGTGTTTCTTCGCGCAAAGATCGATGATTAAGAAACAGCGTATCAATTTACGTTATTCGCAGGTGGAGAACGAGGAGGACGATGACTGCGATTCGATTAGCGAATCGGACACTGGCACCAACGATGGTCCGCTGGCTTCGGATTATTGTCCCGCCGTTGGTCTTGTTGATCAAGTAATCGACGTAGATAATCTTGTTACTAAATTGTTAAAAGTGCTGCGAATCATACAGCTAGATAACGATACGTGTATACAGGAGCTGAAGGAGGAGAAGTAAGCTCGTGTTTCATTGCCATGGATTCCCAGTTGAAACCGGGGATCGAAAAAGTTCGAACGATGAAAATCGATGTTAACAATTTTCAATCCCCGGTCAAAACGCATGCAAACCGTCATTAAAACTGCGTGATAATTCACAGATCCGAATTAGAAACGAAATTGGTGGTAACCGTTACGGAATTAGAGGAGCTGCGTAAGATAGTGGACAACCTCCATCAGTCCGAAGAGATTTTAAACAATACCTCGGACAGAAGGCGCAGCGTGATGGAGAATTGTCGTCTGCTGATCAAAGAGGTAATGGTCGGCGATGTTAACGATACGTATCTATAAACATGCTTCTGAAGAcgtttttaaatcatttttttaacgAGCAATTGACTTTTTAAAAAAGATGTCAAATGGAATAATTCCTCTGTAGGCGGGTAAGGAGGAATTAAAATTTCACGAGCCCGCAGTTGCTAATAATAGTGGCCCTGGAGAAGCTACAGACTGCGAAGATCTCAACGCAAACGCAGCGGCTCAACTTCCTTCCTAAACGTGTTTactcatcttttttttttttattctttttttttattattttcgtctCTGATTATCGTTTGCATAAACTGTTCGTTGATGCTCAAGCGAAATCCACGTCGAAATATTCTAACGATTTGTCCGATAGAGTTAAGCGTGCAACGATGCACGTAAGAACTTCGTTCTTCGTCGAAACACGCCAACGTGATTTGGTAATATCGTAGTCTAAAAACTGCAGGCATTTTGCGTGTGTCGGAGTCATGTACAGCTTTCTTCGTTCCGTCATAACGGCAGGTATATTCGTGCGCTTTTAGTATTTTATCGTTGACTCGTATCGTGTATATAACAGACAAAGCCTCTATAATTTTGAAGCTGAATAAGTAGTCTATGATCACGAGTCGCGAACGTGGCCACGGTACGCACCGGGTCGTCATTCGATCGGTCGTAATTTAACTCATACTTTGAATCATTATCGTTTACGCGTaacattattaaattaaggGTCAGTTATCCCGCGTTAGAATTAATTGCGGTTAATTGCTTAAAgcgtagatcgaatcaaggaatACCTTAATCGTGACTAACGAATGAATTTCTCTATGCCCACCGAGTGCATTTTCATCGTGCCACAAaccacgatgaacatttttaaGAGTATTAATTCCTCGTGTACTAGGGAAGCGATTATAGATTTTAATGTACCTTAACGGATTCATTGAAGTTCACTTCTTCAttcgaatattaaaaaaaaaaacaaacacgtGTAATCTTCTAATGTGAAATACAGGGTACATTAGTTTTACGGTACAACATTATCATCGCGAGGATTGGCACTGTATTGACGAATGGGAATCCGTTGTCGATATTTGTAAACGTCCTTACATTTTCATCGGTAATCAATTGTCGAAGGCATCTTTCGTTGGAAACGTTATCAAAAGGGATAGACACGACGCAAATTGTTCCCCGCGAGCATTGAAaatgtaaagaaaaaaaaaaagaaaccacGTTACACAGAGCTGCTTTCTATTTTAATGGTGAGATATATTTGAGAAAACATATTCTTGTACACGG
The Colletes latitarsis isolate SP2378_abdomen chromosome 14, iyColLati1, whole genome shotgun sequence DNA segment above includes these coding regions:
- the LOC143349919 gene encoding uncharacterized protein LOC143349919, with product MGVAEVNVRKIRGDGLSLKLSSNEQILEIVGDGCTVTVGKNYGCVRVIGDACRLRIDLNLGDVEYRGDGGRVLLGPKSSRNKVRYEGDDGKITFDGESRTKNRKLERSSKKTNSMDDEAHKEHSCNVEETENVLNERREAKRLGLGNNRKKTVVKSFDGATFAKISPAEKKVKATSTR